A region of Arabidopsis thaliana chromosome 5, partial sequence DNA encodes the following proteins:
- the SUVR2 gene encoding SET-domain containing protein lysine methyltransferase family protein, giving the protein MRSYNLFHESNPTISFSFVGAETMAPNLHIKKAFMAMRAMGIEDARVKPVLKNLLALYEKNWELIAEDNYRVLADAIFDSHEDQAIQESEEKKADEVKEDEGCAAEVDRGKKKLHESIEDDEDVMAESDRPLKRLRRRGEGGSALASPSLGSPTLEGPSINDEENAPILLPYHPVPIENDHDADSVDRGDSSMLEIDKSNGHVEEKAGETVSTADGTTNDISPTTVARFSDHKLAATIEEPPALELASSASGEVKINLSFAPATGGSNPHLPSMEELRRAMEEKCLRSYKILDPNFSVLGFMNDICSCYLDLATNGRDSANQLPKNLPFVTTNIDALKKSAARMAYTSQASNDVVEICSNEHMRDAENGAVGDSMALVVVPECQLSADEWRLISSVGDISLGKETVEIPWVNEVNDKVPPVFHYIAQSLVYQDAAVKFSLGNIRDDQCCSSCCGDCLAPSMACRCATAFNGFAYTVDGLLQEDFLEQCISEARDPRKQMLLYCKECPLEKAKKEVILEPCKGHLKRKAIKECWSKCGCMKNCGNRVVQQGIHNKLQVFFTPNGRGWGLRTLEKLPKGAFVCELAGEILTIPELFQRISDRPTSPVILDAYWGSEDISGDDKALSLEGTHYGNISRFINHRCLDANLIEIPVHAETTDSHYYHLAFFTTREIDAMEELTWDYGVPFNQDVFPTSPFHCQCGSDFCRVRKQISKGKNVKKRA; this is encoded by the exons ATGAGAAGTTACAACTTGTTTCACGAAAGCAATCCCACAAtcagttttagttttgttggtGCAGAAACGATGGCACCTAATCTGCATATCAAGAAAGCATTTATGGCTATGAGGGCTATGGGAATAGAGGATGCGCGAGTGAAGCCGGTCTTGAAAAACCTTCTCGCCCTTTACGAGAAAAACTGGGAGTTAATTGCTGAAGACAATTACAGGGTTCTTGCTGATGCTATCTTCGATAGCCATGAAGATCAG GCTATTCAAGAAAGCGAAGAAAAGAAGGCAGACGAAGTTAAAGAGGATGAAGGCTGT GCCGCAGAAGTTgacagaggaaagaaaaagctcCATGAA TCTATCGAGGATGACGAAGATGTTATGGCTGAGTCTGATCGCCCTTTAAAGAGGCTGCGACGCAGAGGTGAAGGAGGCTCTGCTTTGGCAAGCCCTAGCTTGGGCAGTCCGACTTTAGAGGGACCTTCAATTAATGACGAAGAAAATGCTCCGATCCTATTGCCATATCATCCTGTACCAATTGAAAATGACCATGATGCTG ATTCAGTAGATAGAGGGGACTCTTCCATGCTTGAGATAGACAAATCAAATGGACATGTGGAAGAGAAGGCTGGTGAAACAGTAAGTACTGCTGATGGTACTACCAATGACATTTCTCCTACAACTGTTGCGAGATTTAGTGATCACAAGCTAGCTGCAACCATAGAAGAACCTCCAGCACTTGAATtagcttcttctgcttcagGCGAGGTGAAGATTAATCTTAGTTTTGCTCCTGCAACTGGAGGATCAAATCCCCATTTACCTTCTATGGAGGAACTACGAAGAGCAATGGAGGAGAAGTGTCTCCGATCATACAAAATACTGGACCCCAACTTTTCTGTGCTTGGTTTTATGAACGACATCTGTAGCTGCTACCTGGACCTGGCAACAAACGGGAGAGATTCAGCTAACCAATTGCCAAAAAACTTGCCGTTTGTCACAACGAACATTGATGCATTGAAGAAATCTGCAGCAAGGATGGCTTATACTTCTCAGGCCAGTAATGATGTTGTTGAAATCTGCAGCAACGAACATATGCGTGATGCTGAAAACGGTGCAGTTGGTGATTCCATGGCTTTGGTAGTTGTTCCTGAATGCCAACTTTCTGCAGATGAGTGGAGATTGATAAGCAGCGTCGGGGACATCAGTCTAGGGAAAGAAACTGTTGAGATTCCCTGGGTGAATGAGGTCAACGACAAAGTTCCTCCAGTTTTCCATTACATAGCCCAAAGTCTTGTGTATCAAGATGCTGCAGTGAAGTTTTCGCTTGGGAATATCAGGGATGACCAATGCTGCTCCTCTTGCTGTGGAGATTGCTTGGCTCCGTCAATGGCATGCAGATGTGCAACTGCTTTTAATGGCTTTGCATACACAGTAGATGGCCTCCTACAGGAAGATTTTCTGGAACAGTGTATCTCTGAGGCCCGTGATCCGCGGAAACAAATGTTACTGTATTGCAAAGAATGTCCTTTAGAGAAAGCCAAAAAAGAAGTAATCCTGGAACCGTGCAAAGGGCATCTAAAGAGAAAGGCCATTAAAGAATGTTGGAGCAAGTGTGGCTGCATGAAGAATTGTGGCAACCGAGTTGTCCAACAGGGCATTCACAACAAGCTGCAG GTGTTTTTCACGCCCAATGGGAGAGGCTGGGGACTCAGAACTCTAGAAAAACTGCCTAAAGGAGCATTTGTCTGTGAGCTTGCTGGAGAGATATTGACCATTCCAGAGTTGTTCCAACGCATCTCTGACAGGCCTACTTCTCCAGTAATATTGGATGCGTACTGGGGTTCTGAAGACATTTCAGGGGATGACAAAGCACTTTCTCTTGAAGGAACGCACTATGGAAATATTTCCAGGTTCATCAATCACAG ATGCTTAGATGCAAATTTGATTGAGATCCCAGTTCATGCGGAGACTACTGATTCACACTACTATCAT CTTGCATTCTTCACAACAAGAGAGATCGATGCTATGGAGGAACTTACCTGG GATTATGGTGTCCCATTCAACCAAGATGTGTTTCCCACGAGTCCGTTCCATTGTCAATGTGGTAGCGACTTCTGCCGAGTCAGGAAGCAGATTAGCA AAGGCAAGAATGTGAAGAAGCGAGCATGA
- the SUVR2 gene encoding SET-domain containing protein lysine methyltransferase family protein (SUVR2; FUNCTIONS IN: zinc ion binding, histone-lysine N-methyltransferase activity; INVOLVED IN: chromatin modification; LOCATED IN: nucleolus, chloroplast; EXPRESSED IN: 18 plant structures; EXPRESSED DURING: 11 growth stages; CONTAINS InterPro DOMAIN/s: SET domain (InterPro:IPR001214), WIYLD domain (InterPro:IPR018848), Pre-SET domain (InterPro:IPR007728); BEST Arabidopsis thaliana protein match is: homolog of SU(var)3-9 1 (TAIR:AT1G04050.1); Has 35333 Blast hits to 34131 proteins in 2444 species: Archae - 798; Bacteria - 22429; Metazoa - 974; Fungi - 991; Plants - 531; Viruses - 0; Other Eukaryotes - 9610 (source: NCBI BLink).), producing MRSYNLFHESNPTISFSFVGAETMAPNLHIKKAFMAMRAMGIEDARVKPVLKNLLALYEKNWELIAEDNYRVLADAIFDSHEDQAIQESEEKKADEVKEDEGCAAEVDRGKKKLHESIEDDEDVMAESDRPLKRLRRRGEGGSALASPSLGSPTLEGPSINDEENAPILLPYHPVPIENDHDAGELILTKVEPITNMPLSSIPDSVDRGDSSMLEIDKSNGHVEEKAGETVSTADGTTNDISPTTVARFSDHKLAATIEEPPALELASSASGEVKINLSFAPATGGSNPHLPSMEELRRAMEEKCLRSYKILDPNFSVLGFMNDICSCYLDLATNGRDSANQLPKNLPFVTTNIDALKKSAARMAYTSQASNDVVEICSNEHMRDAENGAVGDSMALVVVPECQLSADEWRLISSVGDISLGKETVEIPWVNEVNDKVPPVFHYIAQSLVYQDAAVKFSLGNIRDDQCCSSCCGDCLAPSMACRCATAFNGFAYTVDGLLQEDFLEQCISEARDPRKQMLLYCKECPLEKAKKEVILEPCKGHLKRKAIKECWSKCGCMKNCGNRVVQQGIHNKLQVFFTPNGRGWGLRTLEKLPKGAFVCELAGEILTIPELFQRISDRPTSPVILDAYWGSEDISGDDKALSLEGTHYGNISRFINHRCLDANLIEIPVHAETTDSHYYHLAFFTTREIDAMEELTWDYGVPFNQDVFPTSPFHCQCGSDFCRVRKQISKGKNVKKRA from the exons ATGAGAAGTTACAACTTGTTTCACGAAAGCAATCCCACAAtcagttttagttttgttggtGCAGAAACGATGGCACCTAATCTGCATATCAAGAAAGCATTTATGGCTATGAGGGCTATGGGAATAGAGGATGCGCGAGTGAAGCCGGTCTTGAAAAACCTTCTCGCCCTTTACGAGAAAAACTGGGAGTTAATTGCTGAAGACAATTACAGGGTTCTTGCTGATGCTATCTTCGATAGCCATGAAGATCAG GCTATTCAAGAAAGCGAAGAAAAGAAGGCAGACGAAGTTAAAGAGGATGAAGGCTGT GCCGCAGAAGTTgacagaggaaagaaaaagctcCATGAA TCTATCGAGGATGACGAAGATGTTATGGCTGAGTCTGATCGCCCTTTAAAGAGGCTGCGACGCAGAGGTGAAGGAGGCTCTGCTTTGGCAAGCCCTAGCTTGGGCAGTCCGACTTTAGAGGGACCTTCAATTAATGACGAAGAAAATGCTCCGATCCTATTGCCATATCATCCTGTACCAATTGAAAATGACCATGATGCTGGTGAGCTCATTCTTACAAAAGTCGAGCCCATTACAAATATGCCTCTCAGTTCTATTCCTG ATTCAGTAGATAGAGGGGACTCTTCCATGCTTGAGATAGACAAATCAAATGGACATGTGGAAGAGAAGGCTGGTGAAACAGTAAGTACTGCTGATGGTACTACCAATGACATTTCTCCTACAACTGTTGCGAGATTTAGTGATCACAAGCTAGCTGCAACCATAGAAGAACCTCCAGCACTTGAATtagcttcttctgcttcagGCGAGGTGAAGATTAATCTTAGTTTTGCTCCTGCAACTGGAGGATCAAATCCCCATTTACCTTCTATGGAGGAACTACGAAGAGCAATGGAGGAGAAGTGTCTCCGATCATACAAAATACTGGACCCCAACTTTTCTGTGCTTGGTTTTATGAACGACATCTGTAGCTGCTACCTGGACCTGGCAACAAACGGGAGAGATTCAGCTAACCAATTGCCAAAAAACTTGCCGTTTGTCACAACGAACATTGATGCATTGAAGAAATCTGCAGCAAGGATGGCTTATACTTCTCAGGCCAGTAATGATGTTGTTGAAATCTGCAGCAACGAACATATGCGTGATGCTGAAAACGGTGCAGTTGGTGATTCCATGGCTTTGGTAGTTGTTCCTGAATGCCAACTTTCTGCAGATGAGTGGAGATTGATAAGCAGCGTCGGGGACATCAGTCTAGGGAAAGAAACTGTTGAGATTCCCTGGGTGAATGAGGTCAACGACAAAGTTCCTCCAGTTTTCCATTACATAGCCCAAAGTCTTGTGTATCAAGATGCTGCAGTGAAGTTTTCGCTTGGGAATATCAGGGATGACCAATGCTGCTCCTCTTGCTGTGGAGATTGCTTGGCTCCGTCAATGGCATGCAGATGTGCAACTGCTTTTAATGGCTTTGCATACACAGTAGATGGCCTCCTACAGGAAGATTTTCTGGAACAGTGTATCTCTGAGGCCCGTGATCCGCGGAAACAAATGTTACTGTATTGCAAAGAATGTCCTTTAGAGAAAGCCAAAAAAGAAGTAATCCTGGAACCGTGCAAAGGGCATCTAAAGAGAAAGGCCATTAAAGAATGTTGGAGCAAGTGTGGCTGCATGAAGAATTGTGGCAACCGAGTTGTCCAACAGGGCATTCACAACAAGCTGCAG GTGTTTTTCACGCCCAATGGGAGAGGCTGGGGACTCAGAACTCTAGAAAAACTGCCTAAAGGAGCATTTGTCTGTGAGCTTGCTGGAGAGATATTGACCATTCCAGAGTTGTTCCAACGCATCTCTGACAGGCCTACTTCTCCAGTAATATTGGATGCGTACTGGGGTTCTGAAGACATTTCAGGGGATGACAAAGCACTTTCTCTTGAAGGAACGCACTATGGAAATATTTCCAGGTTCATCAATCACAG ATGCTTAGATGCAAATTTGATTGAGATCCCAGTTCATGCGGAGACTACTGATTCACACTACTATCAT CTTGCATTCTTCACAACAAGAGAGATCGATGCTATGGAGGAACTTACCTGG GATTATGGTGTCCCATTCAACCAAGATGTGTTTCCCACGAGTCCGTTCCATTGTCAATGTGGTAGCGACTTCTGCCGAGTCAGGAAGCAGATTAGCA AAGGCAAGAATGTGAAGAAGCGAGCATGA
- the SUVR2 gene encoding SET-domain containing protein lysine methyltransferase family protein (SUVR2; FUNCTIONS IN: zinc ion binding, histone-lysine N-methyltransferase activity; INVOLVED IN: chromatin modification; LOCATED IN: nucleolus, chloroplast; EXPRESSED IN: 18 plant structures; EXPRESSED DURING: 11 growth stages; CONTAINS InterPro DOMAIN/s: SET domain (InterPro:IPR001214), WIYLD domain (InterPro:IPR018848), Pre-SET zinc-binding sub-group (InterPro:IPR003606), Pre-SET domain (InterPro:IPR007728); BEST Arabidopsis thaliana protein match is: homolog of SU(var)3-9 1 (TAIR:AT1G04050.1); Has 3185 Blast hits to 3003 proteins in 299 species: Archae - 0; Bacteria - 104; Metazoa - 1652; Fungi - 402; Plants - 762; Viruses - 0; Other Eukaryotes - 265 (source: NCBI BLink).), with amino-acid sequence MAPNLHIKKAFMAMRAMGIEDARVKPVLKNLLALYEKNWELIAEDNYRVLADAIFDSHEDQAIQESEEKKADEVKEDEGCAAEVDRGKKKLHESIEDDEDVMAESDRPLKRLRRRGEGGSALASPSLGSPTLEGPSINDEENAPILLPYHPVPIENDHDAGELILTKVEPITNMPLSSIPDSVDRGDSSMLEIDKSNGHVEEKAGETVSTADGTTNDISPTTVARFSDHKLAATIEEPPALELASSASGEVKINLSFAPATGGSNPHLPSMEELRRAMEEKCLRSYKILDPNFSVLGFMNDICSCYLDLATNGRDSANQLPKNLPFVTTNIDALKKSAARMAYTSQASNDVVEICSNEHMRDAENGAVGDSMALVVVPECQLSADEWRLISSVGDISLGKETVEIPWVNEVNDKVPPVFHYIAQSLVYQDAAVKFSLGNIRDDQCCSSCCGDCLAPSMACRCATAFNGFAYTVDGLLQEDFLEQCISEARDPRKQMLLYCKECPLEKAKKEVILEPCKGHLKRKAIKECWSKCGCMKNCGNRVVQQGIHNKLQVFFTPNGRGWGLRTLEKLPKGAFVCELAGEILTIPELFQRISDRPTSPVILDAYWGSEDISGDDKALSLEGTHYGNISRFINHRCLDANLIEIPVHAETTDSHYYHLAFFTTREIDAMEELTWDYGVPFNQDVFPTSPFHCQCGSDFCRVRKQISKGKNVKKRA; translated from the exons ATGGCACCTAATCTGCATATCAAGAAAGCATTTATGGCTATGAGGGCTATGGGAATAGAGGATGCGCGAGTGAAGCCGGTCTTGAAAAACCTTCTCGCCCTTTACGAGAAAAACTGGGAGTTAATTGCTGAAGACAATTACAGGGTTCTTGCTGATGCTATCTTCGATAGCCATGAAGATCAG GCTATTCAAGAAAGCGAAGAAAAGAAGGCAGACGAAGTTAAAGAGGATGAAGGCTGT GCCGCAGAAGTTgacagaggaaagaaaaagctcCATGAA TCTATCGAGGATGACGAAGATGTTATGGCTGAGTCTGATCGCCCTTTAAAGAGGCTGCGACGCAGAGGTGAAGGAGGCTCTGCTTTGGCAAGCCCTAGCTTGGGCAGTCCGACTTTAGAGGGACCTTCAATTAATGACGAAGAAAATGCTCCGATCCTATTGCCATATCATCCTGTACCAATTGAAAATGACCATGATGCTGGTGAGCTCATTCTTACAAAAGTCGAGCCCATTACAAATATGCCTCTCAGTTCTATTCCTG ATTCAGTAGATAGAGGGGACTCTTCCATGCTTGAGATAGACAAATCAAATGGACATGTGGAAGAGAAGGCTGGTGAAACAGTAAGTACTGCTGATGGTACTACCAATGACATTTCTCCTACAACTGTTGCGAGATTTAGTGATCACAAGCTAGCTGCAACCATAGAAGAACCTCCAGCACTTGAATtagcttcttctgcttcagGCGAGGTGAAGATTAATCTTAGTTTTGCTCCTGCAACTGGAGGATCAAATCCCCATTTACCTTCTATGGAGGAACTACGAAGAGCAATGGAGGAGAAGTGTCTCCGATCATACAAAATACTGGACCCCAACTTTTCTGTGCTTGGTTTTATGAACGACATCTGTAGCTGCTACCTGGACCTGGCAACAAACGGGAGAGATTCAGCTAACCAATTGCCAAAAAACTTGCCGTTTGTCACAACGAACATTGATGCATTGAAGAAATCTGCAGCAAGGATGGCTTATACTTCTCAGGCCAGTAATGATGTTGTTGAAATCTGCAGCAACGAACATATGCGTGATGCTGAAAACGGTGCAGTTGGTGATTCCATGGCTTTGGTAGTTGTTCCTGAATGCCAACTTTCTGCAGATGAGTGGAGATTGATAAGCAGCGTCGGGGACATCAGTCTAGGGAAAGAAACTGTTGAGATTCCCTGGGTGAATGAGGTCAACGACAAAGTTCCTCCAGTTTTCCATTACATAGCCCAAAGTCTTGTGTATCAAGATGCTGCAGTGAAGTTTTCGCTTGGGAATATCAGGGATGACCAATGCTGCTCCTCTTGCTGTGGAGATTGCTTGGCTCCGTCAATGGCATGCAGATGTGCAACTGCTTTTAATGGCTTTGCATACACAGTAGATGGCCTCCTACAGGAAGATTTTCTGGAACAGTGTATCTCTGAGGCCCGTGATCCGCGGAAACAAATGTTACTGTATTGCAAAGAATGTCCTTTAGAGAAAGCCAAAAAAGAAGTAATCCTGGAACCGTGCAAAGGGCATCTAAAGAGAAAGGCCATTAAAGAATGTTGGAGCAAGTGTGGCTGCATGAAGAATTGTGGCAACCGAGTTGTCCAACAGGGCATTCACAACAAGCTGCAG GTGTTTTTCACGCCCAATGGGAGAGGCTGGGGACTCAGAACTCTAGAAAAACTGCCTAAAGGAGCATTTGTCTGTGAGCTTGCTGGAGAGATATTGACCATTCCAGAGTTGTTCCAACGCATCTCTGACAGGCCTACTTCTCCAGTAATATTGGATGCGTACTGGGGTTCTGAAGACATTTCAGGGGATGACAAAGCACTTTCTCTTGAAGGAACGCACTATGGAAATATTTCCAGGTTCATCAATCACAG ATGCTTAGATGCAAATTTGATTGAGATCCCAGTTCATGCGGAGACTACTGATTCACACTACTATCAT CTTGCATTCTTCACAACAAGAGAGATCGATGCTATGGAGGAACTTACCTGG GATTATGGTGTCCCATTCAACCAAGATGTGTTTCCCACGAGTCCGTTCCATTGTCAATGTGGTAGCGACTTCTGCCGAGTCAGGAAGCAGATTAGCA AAGGCAAGAATGTGAAGAAGCGAGCATGA
- the SUVR2 gene encoding SET-domain containing protein lysine methyltransferase family protein — MAPNLHIKKAFMAMRAMGIEDARVKPVLKNLLALYEKNWELIAEDNYRVLADAIFDSHEDQAIQESEEKKADEVKEDEGCAAEVDRGKKKLHESIEDDEDVMAESDRPLKRLRRRGEGGSALASPSLGSPTLEGPSINDEENAPILLPYHPVPIENDHDADSVDRGDSSMLEIDKSNGHVEEKAGETVSTADGTTNDISPTTVARFSDHKLAATIEEPPALELASSASGEVKINLSFAPATGGSNPHLPSMEELRRAMEEKCLRSYKILDPNFSVLGFMNDICSCYLDLATNGRDSANQLPKNLPFVTTNIDALKKSAARMAYTSQASNDVVEICSNEHMRDAENGAVGDSMALVVVPECQLSADEWRLISSVGDISLGKETVEIPWVNEVNDKVPPVFHYIAQSLVYQDAAVKFSLGNIRDDQCCSSCCGDCLAPSMACRCATAFNGFAYTVDGLLQEDFLEQCISEARDPRKQMLLYCKECPLEKAKKEVILEPCKGHLKRKAIKECWSKCGCMKNCGNRVVQQGIHNKLQVFFTPNGRGWGLRTLEKLPKGAFVCELAGEILTIPELFQRISDRPTSPVILDAYWGSEDISGDDKALSLEGTHYGNISRFINHRCLDANLIEIPVHAETTDSHYYHLAFFTTREIDAMEELTWDYGVPFNQDVFPTSPFHCQCGSDFCRVRKQISKGKNVKKRA, encoded by the exons ATGGCACCTAATCTGCATATCAAGAAAGCATTTATGGCTATGAGGGCTATGGGAATAGAGGATGCGCGAGTGAAGCCGGTCTTGAAAAACCTTCTCGCCCTTTACGAGAAAAACTGGGAGTTAATTGCTGAAGACAATTACAGGGTTCTTGCTGATGCTATCTTCGATAGCCATGAAGATCAG GCTATTCAAGAAAGCGAAGAAAAGAAGGCAGACGAAGTTAAAGAGGATGAAGGCTGT GCCGCAGAAGTTgacagaggaaagaaaaagctcCATGAA TCTATCGAGGATGACGAAGATGTTATGGCTGAGTCTGATCGCCCTTTAAAGAGGCTGCGACGCAGAGGTGAAGGAGGCTCTGCTTTGGCAAGCCCTAGCTTGGGCAGTCCGACTTTAGAGGGACCTTCAATTAATGACGAAGAAAATGCTCCGATCCTATTGCCATATCATCCTGTACCAATTGAAAATGACCATGATGCTG ATTCAGTAGATAGAGGGGACTCTTCCATGCTTGAGATAGACAAATCAAATGGACATGTGGAAGAGAAGGCTGGTGAAACAGTAAGTACTGCTGATGGTACTACCAATGACATTTCTCCTACAACTGTTGCGAGATTTAGTGATCACAAGCTAGCTGCAACCATAGAAGAACCTCCAGCACTTGAATtagcttcttctgcttcagGCGAGGTGAAGATTAATCTTAGTTTTGCTCCTGCAACTGGAGGATCAAATCCCCATTTACCTTCTATGGAGGAACTACGAAGAGCAATGGAGGAGAAGTGTCTCCGATCATACAAAATACTGGACCCCAACTTTTCTGTGCTTGGTTTTATGAACGACATCTGTAGCTGCTACCTGGACCTGGCAACAAACGGGAGAGATTCAGCTAACCAATTGCCAAAAAACTTGCCGTTTGTCACAACGAACATTGATGCATTGAAGAAATCTGCAGCAAGGATGGCTTATACTTCTCAGGCCAGTAATGATGTTGTTGAAATCTGCAGCAACGAACATATGCGTGATGCTGAAAACGGTGCAGTTGGTGATTCCATGGCTTTGGTAGTTGTTCCTGAATGCCAACTTTCTGCAGATGAGTGGAGATTGATAAGCAGCGTCGGGGACATCAGTCTAGGGAAAGAAACTGTTGAGATTCCCTGGGTGAATGAGGTCAACGACAAAGTTCCTCCAGTTTTCCATTACATAGCCCAAAGTCTTGTGTATCAAGATGCTGCAGTGAAGTTTTCGCTTGGGAATATCAGGGATGACCAATGCTGCTCCTCTTGCTGTGGAGATTGCTTGGCTCCGTCAATGGCATGCAGATGTGCAACTGCTTTTAATGGCTTTGCATACACAGTAGATGGCCTCCTACAGGAAGATTTTCTGGAACAGTGTATCTCTGAGGCCCGTGATCCGCGGAAACAAATGTTACTGTATTGCAAAGAATGTCCTTTAGAGAAAGCCAAAAAAGAAGTAATCCTGGAACCGTGCAAAGGGCATCTAAAGAGAAAGGCCATTAAAGAATGTTGGAGCAAGTGTGGCTGCATGAAGAATTGTGGCAACCGAGTTGTCCAACAGGGCATTCACAACAAGCTGCAG GTGTTTTTCACGCCCAATGGGAGAGGCTGGGGACTCAGAACTCTAGAAAAACTGCCTAAAGGAGCATTTGTCTGTGAGCTTGCTGGAGAGATATTGACCATTCCAGAGTTGTTCCAACGCATCTCTGACAGGCCTACTTCTCCAGTAATATTGGATGCGTACTGGGGTTCTGAAGACATTTCAGGGGATGACAAAGCACTTTCTCTTGAAGGAACGCACTATGGAAATATTTCCAGGTTCATCAATCACAG ATGCTTAGATGCAAATTTGATTGAGATCCCAGTTCATGCGGAGACTACTGATTCACACTACTATCAT CTTGCATTCTTCACAACAAGAGAGATCGATGCTATGGAGGAACTTACCTGG GATTATGGTGTCCCATTCAACCAAGATGTGTTTCCCACGAGTCCGTTCCATTGTCAATGTGGTAGCGACTTCTGCCGAGTCAGGAAGCAGATTAGCA AAGGCAAGAATGTGAAGAAGCGAGCATGA